The Argentina anserina chromosome 3, drPotAnse1.1, whole genome shotgun sequence genome includes a region encoding these proteins:
- the LOC126788664 gene encoding uncharacterized protein LOC126788664 codes for MAAALSWLTVFLYPKKDSNTKTENGEHVKVSKIGVRGLSSSSHSAPAAGFQMPLHYPRYTKADYEKMEEWRLDLLLKQYGLLAVINGTLEEKRAYAIGAFLWPDQY; via the coding sequence ATGGCGGCCGCTTTGAGTTGGCTTACTGTCTTTCTATACCCCAAAAAGGATTCAAACACTAAAACTGAAAATGGCGAGCATGTCAAGGTCTCCAAGATTGGAGTTCGCGGATTGTCGTCGTCGTCCCACAGTGCACCTGCTGCTGGATTTCAAATGCCTCTTCACTATCCTCGGTACACAAAGGCAGATTACGAGAAGATGGAGGAGTGGCGGTTGGATTTGCTTCTCAAGCAGTACGGCCTACTTGCTGTCATCAATGGCACTCTCGAGGAGAAGAGGGCTTATGCTATCGGAGCTTTCCTCTGGCCCGATCAATATTAA
- the LOC126787765 gene encoding putative protein FAR1-RELATED SEQUENCE 10: MNCMPSKNIWIRRQQCPCGDWKCYLTYEGDSEETSLAAQLVKNDTLTSEAMVSPYVGMVFKSDDDAFEYYGNFARKNGFSIRKERSRLSPQLGIYKRDFVCYRSGFAPAKKKPTGEHHRDRKSVRCGCDAKMYLSKEVVDGVSQWFVVQFSNVHNHELLEDDQVRLLPAYRKIQEADQERILLLSKAGFPIHRIVKVLELEKGIQGGQLPFLERDVRNFVQNRKKVVQENDALITEKRENDTLELLEACKVTKEADEDFVYDFTVDENDKVEHIAWSYGDSVHAYTLFGDAIYFDTLYQSITYGMLFGVWLGIDNHGRTIFFGCVLLQDETPRSFAWALQTFVRFMRGTWPQTIITDLDPGLRDAITSELPNTKHVISLWNILPKVSSWFSVLLGSRYAEFRSDLDVLYRVESTEDFELQWNQMISIYGLSADKHIALLYSFRASSALCYMRGCFVARMATIDYLKSIEAFLKGVFSTQTCLRSFFEQVGISANFQNQARRVMQYMHTKTCIPIEENARNILTPFAFNSLQHELVLAMQYAVSEMSNGSCIVRHCKEIDGERLVIWIPEDEQIHCSCKEFESSGLLCRHSLRVFIVKNYFDLPDKYYMNRWRRESSLDLYDPHITRNSDDEWYQEYQCLAEMLFTESSITKERSDYVRREVTTHLTRILTEVRNMPESEGVAMDLTFTPAG; this comes from the exons ATGAATTGTATGCCATCGAAAAACATATGGATTCGGAGGCAACAATGCCCATGTGGGGATTGGAAGTGTTATCTCACATATGAGGGAGACTCTGAAGAGACCTCCCTTGCAGCCCAATTGGTAAAAAATGATACTTTAACCTCAGAAGCTATGGTGTCACCCTATGTTGGAATGGTGTTTAAGAGTGATGATGATGCATTTGAGTATTACGGAAATTTCGCTAGAAAAAATGGGTTTTCCATTAGGAAAGAGAGGTCCAGGCTTAGCCCACAGTTGGGTATTTATAAGCGTGACTTTGTTTGTTATCGTTCTGGGTTTGCTCCGGCCAAGAAGAAGCCGACAGGGGAACACCATAGGGATAGGAAGTCCGTTCGGTGCGGATGTGATGCAAAAATGTATTTGTCAAAGGAGGTTGTTGATGGGGTTTCTCAATGGTTTGTTGTCCAATTTAGTAATGTGCATAACCATGAGCTTTTGGAAGATGACCAAGTTCGCCTCCTGCCTGCTTATCGTAAAATTCAGGAGGCAGATCAAGAGCGGATACTTTTACTTTCGAAAGCTGGGTTCCCTATACATCGCATTGTCAAGGTATTGGAGTTGGAGAAGGGGATTCAAGGTGGACAGTTACCCTTTTTGGAGAGGGATGTTAGAAACTTTGTCCAAAATCGTAAGAAGGTTGTTCAAGAAAATGATGCCTTGATTACTGAAAAAAGGGAAAATGATACACTGGAACTTCTTGAGGCATGCAAGGTGACAAAAGAGGCTGATGAAGACTTTGTTTATGATTTTACAGTTGATGAGAATGACAAGGTTGAACACATTGCATGGTCTTATGGCGATTCAGTCCATGCGTATACTTTGTTTGGTGACGCAATTTATTTTGACACACTGTACCAATCAATCACATACGGCATGCTTTTTGGAGTATGGCTTGGCATTGACAACCATGGAAGAACCATCTTCTTTGGTTGTGTTCTACTGCAAGATGAAACACCACGTTCCTTTGCATGGGCTTTACAG ACTTTTGTCCGGTTCATGAGAGGAACATGGCCACAAACAATTATAACTGATCTTGATCCTGGGCTTAGAGATGCTATCACAAGCGAACTGCCTAACACTAAGCATGTCATTTCACTTTGGAATATACTTCCAAAGGTGTCCAGCTGGTTCTCTGTACTGCTTGGATCACGATATGCAGAGTTTAGATCTGATCTTGATGTTTTATATCGGGTGGAAAGTACAGAGGATTTTGAGCTCCAATGGAATCAAATGATTTCGATATATGGTCTGTCTGCAGATAAGCACATTGCTTTACTCTATTCATTTCGGGCATCTTCGGCTCTATGTTATATGAGGGGTTGCTTTGTTGCTAGAATGGCAACAATTGATTATTTAAAGTCTATAGAAGCATTCTTAAAAGGTGTTTTCAGCACACAAACATGTCTACGCAGCTTCTTTGAGCAG GTTGGTATTTCTGccaattttcaaaatcaggcACGTAGAGTGATGCAATATATGCATACAAAAACATGCATTCCCATTGAAGAGAATGCAAGGAATATTTTGACGCCTTTTGCCTTCAATTCTTTGCAGCATGAGCTTGTACTTGCCATGCAATATGCAGTATCTGAAATGTCCAATGGATCGTGTATTGTTCGCCATTGTAAGGAGATAGATGGAGAGCGTCTTGTGATTTGGATACCAGAAGATGAACAAATTCACTGTTCCTGTAAAGAGTTTGAATCTTCAGGACTACTGTGCAGACATTCTTTACGGGTATTTATAGTAAAGAACTACTTTGACCTTCCTGACAAGTACTATATGAATAGATGGCGGAGAGAAAGCTCTCTTGATTTGTATGATCCCCACATTACTCGGAATAGTGATGATGAATGGTATCAAGAGTATCAGTGTCTGGCTGAAATGCTGTTTACAGAATCATCAATTACAAAGGAGCGTTCTGATTATGTTAGAAGGGAAGTGACGACACATCTCACGAGGATTCTTACTGAGGTTAGAAACATGCCAGAATCTGAAGGAGTTGCAATGGATCTTACATTTACCCCTGCTGGTTAA